A window from Leptospira wolffii serovar Khorat str. Khorat-H2 encodes these proteins:
- a CDS encoding LIC11612 family fibronectin-binding protein gives MLAKESPLTLKRSVALLLLLLLFGAGEGGLFSQSDPTKRKDSPVGVVVYCPSSSDKDIPFDFERTLAIWYKRYKAQRTSEGGGAILLVTAPFLPKNSPEVERLKTSLGAEVVFPGSVSVASKTKQVSKASIKKKGKRAKSKKESAKTKVQKQDSTAPTPASAPPSKKAASSKKKKAKLSSLKKAKPVVPPGLMVAKEEAGLGFAFYSPSIEALQSKSWISDFKSEIGKNLEFHNLHFLLVQDPGPQTIEEENPITENVQAIKKELTAELPSIVLLSEQRALRFHNGEYSFGCGATPNSLKISVLELFFRNGSLIRISEDSQILNSKDSNKSWILE, from the coding sequence ATGTTAGCCAAAGAGAGTCCTCTCACGCTAAAAAGAAGTGTTGCCTTGCTTCTACTACTTTTGCTTTTCGGAGCGGGAGAAGGCGGATTATTCTCCCAGTCCGATCCTACTAAAAGAAAAGACTCTCCCGTAGGAGTCGTCGTCTATTGCCCTAGTTCTTCGGATAAGGATATACCTTTCGATTTCGAGAGAACTCTCGCTATTTGGTATAAACGATACAAAGCCCAAAGAACCTCCGAAGGGGGAGGGGCCATTCTTCTAGTAACGGCCCCCTTTCTTCCTAAAAATTCTCCCGAGGTGGAAAGGCTTAAGACAAGTTTAGGAGCAGAAGTCGTTTTCCCCGGCTCCGTATCCGTTGCCTCGAAAACAAAACAAGTCTCCAAAGCTTCCATAAAGAAAAAAGGTAAGAGAGCTAAATCCAAAAAAGAGTCGGCTAAGACCAAAGTCCAGAAGCAAGATTCTACCGCTCCTACTCCCGCATCCGCACCTCCTTCAAAAAAAGCCGCTTCTTCTAAGAAGAAAAAGGCAAAGCTTTCCTCTCTTAAGAAAGCGAAACCGGTCGTTCCTCCAGGACTCATGGTCGCAAAAGAAGAGGCCGGCTTAGGATTCGCATTCTATTCTCCTAGTATCGAAGCATTGCAATCCAAGTCTTGGATCTCCGATTTTAAATCCGAGATTGGGAAGAATCTAGAGTTTCATAATCTGCATTTTCTATTAGTGCAGGACCCTGGTCCCCAAACGATAGAAGAAGAGAATCCGATAACGGAAAACGTGCAGGCGATAAAGAAGGAACTCACCGCCGAGTTACCCTCTATCGTTCTTTTGTCGGAACAAAGAGCTTTGCGTTTTCATAATGGAGAATACAGTTTCGGTTGCGGAGCCACCCCGAATTCTCTGAAAATATCCGTTTTGGAATTATTCTTTAGAAACGGATCCTTAATTCGAATCTCCGAGGACTCCCAGATACTCAATTCCAAGGATTCGAATAAATCCTGGATTCTGGAATAA
- a CDS encoding SulP family inorganic anion transporter, with product MKNIFTYVRRDAAAGTITGFVAIPLSVGICLMSEYPIQTGLLTVVFACIVGFITALFKPGNFVGVPGIAAGLAPALALGIHTFGRENMPFLIFLTSVFQIIVWKFRWEGFILKTVPHYLVEGLLAGIGLKIALKFVPYMYAVEHETSGNWLSEDRFFVLALSILSFVAFVLLYRRFKSTKPGIPYFIVIGLGILISFFYDLPMLAVDNVPFKLGLPLPHPHGDPSLMHTTVLVVEMTGYSLMLATIDVIEQVMSNVAIEKLDPLKRKCDSNNSLFSIWIANLGSSFFGGMTNLDGLAKGTTNSVAGAMTKLSNLFVALVITIVLVYPKLLTHLPEYSLGIVMIFTGWKMIEGLNHVMQEGVYPFCLSIVCGLFVFNFGIFEGLLIALFLHGVISIVRWKRDGVSNTEIWSYFKRRYSRRPEESTVALQVLNEEIVH from the coding sequence TTGAAAAACATATTTACTTATGTGCGGAGAGATGCAGCTGCCGGTACGATCACCGGATTCGTCGCCATTCCTTTGTCGGTAGGCATCTGCCTAATGTCGGAATATCCGATCCAAACCGGACTCTTGACGGTCGTATTTGCCTGCATCGTGGGATTCATCACCGCGTTGTTCAAACCCGGAAATTTCGTGGGAGTTCCCGGAATCGCGGCCGGTCTAGCTCCAGCGTTAGCCTTAGGTATACATACTTTCGGTAGGGAGAATATGCCATTCCTAATCTTTCTGACCTCGGTCTTTCAGATTATAGTATGGAAGTTCAGATGGGAAGGGTTTATCCTTAAGACGGTCCCTCATTACTTGGTGGAAGGTCTTCTCGCAGGGATCGGTCTTAAGATCGCGCTTAAATTCGTTCCATATATGTACGCCGTGGAGCACGAGACTTCCGGAAATTGGCTTAGCGAAGATAGATTCTTCGTTTTAGCACTTTCCATCCTATCGTTCGTCGCGTTCGTACTGCTTTACCGTAGATTTAAATCGACCAAGCCGGGTATTCCGTATTTTATCGTGATAGGTCTAGGGATTTTGATCAGCTTCTTTTACGATCTTCCCATGCTGGCAGTCGATAATGTACCGTTCAAGCTGGGTCTCCCTTTGCCTCACCCCCATGGAGATCCTAGCCTCATGCATACCACGGTATTGGTGGTAGAAATGACGGGATATTCTCTTATGTTAGCTACGATAGACGTCATCGAACAAGTAATGAGCAACGTCGCCATCGAAAAGCTGGATCCTCTGAAAAGGAAGTGCGATTCGAATAATAGTCTGTTTTCGATTTGGATCGCCAACTTGGGTTCCAGTTTTTTCGGAGGTATGACGAATCTGGACGGTCTCGCCAAAGGAACTACGAACTCGGTAGCGGGCGCGATGACCAAATTATCCAATCTGTTCGTTGCGTTGGTGATTACGATCGTATTGGTTTATCCTAAATTGTTGACCCATCTTCCAGAGTATTCCCTGGGAATAGTCATGATCTTCACAGGATGGAAAATGATTGAAGGACTCAATCATGTGATGCAGGAGGGTGTTTATCCGTTCTGCCTTTCGATCGTTTGCGGATTATTCGTATTCAACTTCGGAATCTTCGAAGGACTACTGATCGCCCTATTCCTGCATGGTGTAATTTCCATCGTGCGCTGGAAAAGAGACGGGGTTTCGAATACTGAAATTTGGTCCTATTTCAAAAGACGCTATTCCAGGCGTCCCGAAGAATCTACTGTAGCTTTACAAGTCTTAAACGAGGAAATCGTACATTGA
- a CDS encoding helix-turn-helix domain-containing protein, which translates to MEYRYRGYQFRHCKLETIASLHQLEWHHNGGSVLRVKRSPAGNWLRFRLKNDGTGPMLRTLVLFWLNIPDAELCSVDSKGKFEAGFSGYDVDPLWDDLVSPLPHFNIRLESQEERTFYLYVLSNEDINYPVRLLSEDDYMVIVRLRSVLFVSIGFVLLLAIAYNLFYYLRSRRLTFLALPLHLASVAATLYFLHGKEFASIAGNENNLFRHNYFLFLGVTHIAFFLYLAAWNREENGGVYKSPLFWLVCIAGILYPLIPLYQFWYDHRILVLVVNYGLMLFYFGKTHASSIRDHSVYEMFYVTVWSIFLLLDLYKTIFHFDFYPYNRMAVYGVMYYLPPLTAFVSLLSKEIIRRREEGDGSAKKSHIASLDVGDYVNRIEALLTKDKIYLTKALKEEHMARELGINIHQLSELINSEFKTNFPSLINQYRVEEAKDLLKQFPDENTTEIGSKAGFSSRSAFYLEFKKITGTNPNAYRKESTAGK; encoded by the coding sequence ATGGAATATAGGTACAGAGGCTATCAATTCCGGCATTGTAAGCTGGAAACGATAGCTTCTCTGCATCAATTGGAATGGCATCATAATGGAGGAAGCGTTCTTCGGGTGAAACGTAGTCCCGCCGGCAATTGGCTTCGCTTTCGGCTGAAAAACGACGGAACCGGACCCATGCTTCGGACTCTTGTACTATTTTGGCTGAATATTCCGGATGCTGAGCTTTGCTCAGTGGATTCAAAGGGAAAATTCGAGGCCGGATTTTCAGGATACGACGTGGATCCTCTTTGGGACGATCTGGTATCCCCTCTCCCCCATTTCAATATCCGTTTGGAATCCCAGGAAGAAAGGACCTTTTACTTATACGTGCTATCGAATGAGGATATCAATTATCCAGTCCGCCTGCTTTCAGAAGACGATTACATGGTAATCGTGAGACTTCGTTCGGTATTATTCGTTTCCATCGGCTTCGTATTGCTTCTCGCCATAGCTTATAATCTATTCTATTATTTACGATCCAGGCGTCTGACCTTTTTGGCTTTGCCTCTGCATTTGGCCTCGGTGGCCGCTACCCTATATTTCCTGCATGGAAAGGAATTCGCTTCGATTGCCGGTAACGAGAATAATCTATTTCGGCATAATTATTTCTTATTCTTAGGCGTAACTCACATCGCATTCTTCCTATATCTTGCCGCTTGGAATCGGGAAGAAAACGGCGGAGTTTATAAGTCTCCCCTCTTCTGGTTGGTTTGCATTGCGGGCATTCTATACCCGTTGATTCCACTTTACCAGTTTTGGTACGATCATAGAATTCTTGTTTTGGTCGTGAATTACGGCCTCATGCTTTTTTATTTCGGAAAGACTCACGCTTCTTCCATTCGTGACCATAGCGTTTACGAAATGTTCTATGTCACGGTCTGGAGCATTTTCCTATTGCTGGATCTTTACAAAACGATCTTTCATTTCGATTTCTATCCGTACAATAGAATGGCGGTTTACGGAGTGATGTATTATCTGCCTCCTTTGACCGCGTTCGTGTCCCTTCTATCCAAGGAGATCATTCGCAGGCGGGAAGAAGGTGACGGTTCCGCCAAAAAGAGTCATATCGCTTCTTTGGATGTGGGAGATTATGTGAATCGTATCGAGGCTCTTCTTACCAAGGATAAGATTTATTTAACCAAGGCCTTGAAGGAAGAGCATATGGCTCGCGAGTTGGGAATCAATATCCACCAATTGTCGGAGTTGATCAATTCAGAATTCAAAACGAATTTTCCTTCTCTCATCAACCAATACAGAGTAGAGGAAGCCAAGGATCTATTGAAGCAATTCCCGGATGAGAATACTACTGAGATCGGTTCCAAAGCGGGTTTCAGTTCCCGCTCCGCATTTTACTTGGAATTTAAAAAAATTACGGGAACCAATCCGAACGCTTATCGGAAAGAAAGCACCGCCGGAAAATAA
- the ychF gene encoding redox-regulated ATPase YchF — protein sequence MSLNCGIVGLPNVGKSTIFNALTKAGAEMQNYPFCTIEPNKGIVEVPDTRLERLTEIYKPEKMIPAIMEFVDIAGLVKGASQGEGLGNKFLSHIREVDAICHVVRAFEDDNITHVHGKINPVDDAQVVTMELILADLESIDKQYQKISRNAKAGNKEAIEAAALMDRIIAVLKEGKPARLAGIKPEEQKLAKTFNLITAKPVLYVANITDKAATSKDNPLVEAVKKMAKEEGAEVVTLCGKFEEEISGLSREEQAEFLAEIGETRSGLDRMIQAAYKLLGLVTFFTAGEVEARAWTTSVGSPAPIAAAVIHSDFEKAFIRAEVMKFEDLDRTGSPAKVKEEGKLKIEGKEYIVQDGDVVYFRVNA from the coding sequence ATGAGCCTGAATTGCGGAATCGTCGGTCTACCGAACGTGGGAAAATCCACTATTTTTAACGCCTTGACCAAGGCGGGTGCGGAGATGCAAAATTATCCGTTTTGCACGATCGAACCCAATAAGGGGATCGTAGAGGTTCCGGATACGAGGCTGGAAAGACTCACCGAAATCTATAAACCCGAGAAAATGATTCCCGCTATTATGGAATTCGTGGACATCGCCGGTCTCGTCAAAGGTGCCAGCCAGGGAGAAGGACTTGGAAATAAATTTCTCTCCCATATCCGGGAAGTGGACGCAATCTGTCACGTGGTCCGGGCTTTCGAAGACGATAATATCACCCACGTCCACGGTAAGATCAATCCAGTGGACGACGCTCAAGTAGTCACTATGGAACTGATCCTTGCCGATTTGGAATCCATAGATAAGCAATACCAAAAAATTTCCAGAAACGCCAAAGCGGGAAACAAGGAAGCGATCGAAGCGGCCGCCCTAATGGATAGAATCATCGCAGTCTTAAAAGAAGGAAAACCCGCGAGATTAGCCGGCATCAAACCGGAAGAACAAAAATTGGCTAAGACCTTCAATCTGATCACCGCAAAACCGGTTTTGTATGTGGCGAATATCACTGATAAGGCCGCAACCTCTAAGGACAATCCTTTGGTAGAAGCTGTAAAAAAAATGGCAAAGGAAGAAGGCGCCGAAGTAGTCACGCTTTGTGGAAAATTCGAAGAGGAAATCTCAGGCCTAAGTCGAGAAGAGCAGGCTGAATTCTTAGCCGAGATCGGAGAAACCAGAAGCGGATTGGATAGAATGATCCAGGCTGCTTACAAACTCCTGGGACTCGTCACATTCTTCACAGCAGGAGAAGTGGAAGCGAGAGCCTGGACGACTTCCGTAGGAAGTCCCGCTCCGATCGCGGCCGCAGTGATCCATTCCGATTTTGAAAAGGCGTTTATTCGAGCCGAAGTCATGAAATTCGAAGACCTGGATAGAACCGGAAGTCCCGCCAAGGTTAAAGAAGAAGGAAAACTAAAAATAGAAGGAAAGGAATATATAGTCCAAGACGGGGACGTGGTATATTTCCGAGTAAACGCTTAA
- a CDS encoding sodium-dependent bicarbonate transport family permease, with amino-acid sequence MADSAILQNILNPPVLFFFLGMGVIIFKSDLVIPEALSKFFSMYLLFAIGFKGGHELYKTPFTSEHALTLIACSAMATLVPIYAYYILKIKLEKHNAAALAGSFGSISAVTFVTAGAYLHNLNIEYGGFIVAGMALMESPAIVIAVILDRLSKNKANGGGAINWKALLHEALFGSSIYLLVGALIVGYLTGDSGWNAEKPFTEDLFKGFLTFFLLDMGISAAKRFKELTHVGYFLIGATLVLMVINAGLGLLLTKLIHMPQGDAVMFVVLCASASYIAVPAAMKDMIPEANPSIYLTVALSIVFPINIIFGIPLYHYLVTII; translated from the coding sequence ATGGCAGATTCAGCGATCTTACAGAACATATTGAACCCACCAGTATTGTTCTTCTTCCTGGGAATGGGAGTCATCATTTTCAAATCCGATCTGGTGATTCCGGAAGCCCTATCAAAGTTCTTTTCAATGTACCTATTGTTTGCCATCGGGTTCAAGGGTGGACACGAGCTTTATAAGACACCCTTCACCTCCGAACACGCCCTCACTTTGATCGCTTGTTCCGCAATGGCTACTTTAGTTCCGATCTACGCTTATTATATTCTTAAAATCAAATTAGAGAAGCATAACGCAGCCGCACTGGCAGGATCGTTCGGATCGATTAGCGCCGTGACTTTCGTTACCGCCGGCGCTTATCTTCACAATCTCAATATCGAATACGGCGGTTTCATCGTCGCCGGTATGGCCCTCATGGAATCTCCCGCAATCGTGATCGCGGTTATTCTCGACAGGCTTTCCAAAAACAAAGCCAACGGGGGAGGAGCCATCAACTGGAAGGCTCTCTTACACGAAGCCCTTTTCGGTTCTTCCATCTACCTTTTAGTGGGTGCATTGATCGTAGGTTATTTAACGGGAGACAGCGGCTGGAACGCAGAGAAACCGTTTACCGAAGATCTTTTCAAAGGATTTTTAACTTTCTTCCTACTGGATATGGGTATTTCCGCTGCAAAACGCTTTAAAGAACTGACCCACGTAGGATACTTCCTGATCGGAGCAACCCTAGTACTTATGGTGATCAACGCAGGTCTGGGACTCTTATTGACCAAACTGATCCATATGCCTCAAGGGGATGCGGTTATGTTTGTGGTTCTTTGCGCTTCCGCTTCCTATATAGCGGTTCCTGCCGCAATGAAGGATATGATCCCCGAAGCGAATCCGAGTATCTACCTGACGGTAGCTCTCTCGATCGTATTCCCGATCAATATCATCTTCGGAATCCCTCTCTATCATTATCTAGTCACCATAATATAA